Proteins from a genomic interval of Flammeovirgaceae bacterium SG7u.111:
- a CDS encoding RtcB family protein, with protein sequence MKERKIINGNTLIELGYAPAKWFGEAIDHINEKQLEEKALTDYLEQFKTAPMLELHKETVPFAINIKAENELEEENLRAVMQTMNKVMKTPTVVGGSIMPDACPSGSVGTIPVGGVVVAKNAIHPGMHSADICCSVMLTDLGKVDPKKVMDAAHASTHFGGGGRDRNEQYRFPKELLDAFEKNKILNDRKLIQVARKYLGTQGDGNHFLFVGTSKKTGNTMMVTHHGSRGVGAKLFDIGMKMANKFRGEISKDTLKQNAWIPFETEEGQAYWDALQVIREWTKQNHICIHNATAEKVGATVENRFWNEHNFVFKDGDLFYHAKGATPLDKKFMPDITGPRLIPLNMAEPVLIVEGETTESNLGFAPHGAGRNMSRTSHKKTKGGRPISEIFAEETKGLDIRFFSNEVDISELPSAYKSAESVRKQMEEFGLGKVVDEVLPYGSIMAGDWHKNAPWRIKQREKRKRNK encoded by the coding sequence ATGAAAGAAAGAAAAATCATTAACGGAAACACACTTATTGAACTGGGCTACGCCCCTGCCAAATGGTTTGGAGAAGCCATTGATCACATCAATGAAAAGCAGTTGGAGGAAAAAGCACTGACGGACTACCTCGAACAATTCAAAACTGCGCCCATGCTTGAACTTCACAAAGAAACCGTTCCTTTTGCCATAAATATAAAGGCAGAAAACGAGCTGGAAGAGGAAAACCTCCGTGCGGTAATGCAGACAATGAATAAGGTGATGAAAACGCCCACAGTGGTAGGTGGCTCAATCATGCCCGATGCCTGTCCTTCTGGCTCAGTAGGGACAATCCCAGTTGGAGGGGTGGTAGTTGCCAAAAATGCCATTCACCCTGGGATGCACAGCGCAGATATTTGCTGCTCGGTGATGCTTACAGACCTTGGGAAGGTTGACCCCAAAAAAGTAATGGATGCAGCACATGCTTCTACGCACTTTGGAGGCGGCGGACGAGATAGAAACGAGCAATACCGTTTCCCAAAAGAGCTGTTGGACGCTTTTGAAAAGAACAAAATCTTAAACGATAGAAAGCTGATTCAGGTAGCAAGAAAATACTTGGGGACGCAAGGCGACGGTAACCATTTCTTGTTTGTTGGCACTTCGAAGAAAACGGGGAACACCATGATGGTAACACACCACGGCTCTAGAGGAGTTGGTGCAAAGCTTTTCGATATAGGAATGAAAATGGCAAATAAGTTTAGGGGAGAAATTTCCAAAGATACGTTGAAGCAAAACGCTTGGATTCCTTTCGAAACAGAGGAAGGACAAGCTTATTGGGATGCCTTGCAAGTAATAAGAGAATGGACGAAACAAAACCATATTTGCATCCATAACGCTACGGCAGAAAAGGTTGGGGCAACGGTGGAAAACCGCTTCTGGAACGAACATAATTTCGTTTTTAAGGATGGGGATTTGTTTTACCACGCAAAAGGCGCTACCCCTTTGGATAAGAAGTTTATGCCCGATATCACTGGACCAAGGCTAATTCCCCTCAACATGGCTGAACCCGTGCTGATAGTGGAAGGGGAAACGACGGAAAGCAACTTGGGCTTTGCTCCCCACGGAGCTGGAAGGAACATGAGCCGAACTTCTCACAAAAAGACGAAAGGCGGCCGACCTATTTCCGAGATTTTCGCCGAGGAAACCAAGGGGTTGGATATCCGATTTTTCTCCAACGAGGTGGACATCAGCGAACTTCCCTCGGCTTACAAAAGCGCCGAAAGCGTAAGAAAGCAAATGGAAGAATTTGGCTTGGGAAAAGTGGTGGACGAAGTGTTGCCTTACGGATCGATTATGGCTGGCGACTGGCATAAAAACGCACCATGGCGGATAAAACAAAGAGAAAAGCGGAAGAGAAATAAATAA
- a CDS encoding WYL domain-containing protein, translated as MAQNKNALIRYKTIDKCLQNRYREWTLDDLIEACSEALYEYEGREVNVSRRSIQLDIQLMRSDKLGYNAPIVVYNKKYYRYEDENYSITNIPLTENDMNVLSETVEMLKQFKDFSLFSELGGIIQRLEDKVHTEKTKQSSIIHLDKNENLKGLEYLDVLYQAILKELCLTITYQSFKARNPSDLTFHPYILKEFNNRWFVVGRKETESPILTLALDRISKIAYNLNVPYLKEDFHGDEYYKNTVGVTVLNDEQLKEVELKLDKQNAPYVLTKPLHHSQETVEELPDGSVVIKVKVHLNFEFERLVLGFGQSIEVLKPNQLRRKMKYILSRALEKYVNNKKEHPSSNRQGRVGN; from the coding sequence ATGGCTCAAAACAAAAACGCACTCATTCGCTATAAAACAATTGACAAATGCTTGCAAAACCGCTACCGTGAATGGACACTGGACGACCTGATAGAAGCTTGTTCCGAAGCGTTGTATGAATACGAAGGCAGAGAAGTGAATGTGAGCAGGCGAAGCATACAGCTAGATATTCAACTGATGCGAAGCGATAAGCTGGGATACAATGCACCTATTGTGGTGTACAATAAAAAGTATTATCGTTACGAGGACGAAAACTACTCCATCACCAATATTCCCCTTACCGAAAATGACATGAACGTCCTTTCCGAAACGGTGGAGATGCTTAAGCAATTCAAGGATTTTTCCCTGTTTTCGGAGCTGGGTGGTATTATCCAACGGCTAGAGGACAAAGTGCATACGGAAAAAACAAAGCAGTCTTCCATTATCCACTTAGATAAAAACGAGAACCTCAAAGGGTTGGAATACCTCGATGTGTTGTACCAAGCCATTTTGAAAGAACTGTGCCTAACGATTACCTACCAATCGTTCAAAGCTCGAAATCCTTCTGATCTCACCTTTCATCCTTATATTCTAAAAGAATTCAATAACCGTTGGTTTGTGGTGGGAAGGAAAGAGACAGAGTCGCCCATATTAACCTTGGCGCTCGACCGAATTTCTAAGATCGCTTACAACCTGAATGTTCCCTACCTAAAAGAAGATTTTCATGGGGACGAGTATTATAAAAATACGGTAGGGGTCACCGTGCTGAACGATGAACAGTTGAAAGAAGTCGAGCTCAAACTAGATAAACAAAATGCGCCCTATGTACTCACCAAGCCCTTGCACCATTCTCAGGAAACGGTGGAAGAACTACCTGATGGGAGTGTGGTCATAAAAGTAAAAGTACACTTGAACTTTGAGTTTGAAAGACTTGTGCTTGGATTTGGGCAGTCCATAGAAGTGTTGAAGCCAAATCAACTAAGGAGGAAAATGAAGTATATTCTTTCTCGAGCTTTGGAAAAGTATGTAAACAATAAAAAAGAACACCCTTCCTCAAATAGGCAGGGAAGGGTGGGGAATTGA
- a CDS encoding TonB-dependent receptor, whose protein sequence is MKIYLATFLMALALPFYSFAFQGENTNIKLLDAQSGKPINGATFSYGTQKGISSEDGIISFHYQEETSMSLSHISYGKWTLEAVTIKEAINTGVYKKEPRIFQTLPVTVIALHASADQKQSLAIDYQDKAAHDAAALLNQLPAFNSIRKSGNYGFDPVFRGFKYDQLNIVIDGCQTASAACPNRMDPPISQVSPNMMEGIDIYKGPHSLRFGNALGGTINFKTNLPSFSTQPRGYGRVSGSYESNGDIFRTEAMAGARNKVIDLSLFGAFAKGNDYQDGNGEAVPANFMRNSFGANLGVKLTPNQTLTFSATKNKAKDVEFPALPMDLRSDDTWLFNTSHQINFSDRKLSTWKTSVYETIVDHLMDNFDKNLDPRMVDASTSAKTKNYGGRTEGTWHFDNGSLYAGADARIESADGKRERSFLMGPNKGKTVQDNAWQNSQIKRMSGFAEYHFGKGNTQFVFSGRLEYNNAKATDIQSKFEGANEINATNQVNPSLSLGAIYDLGKGFSVGTWLARAQRSGSIAERYINFFPVGNDPYEMLGNPDILPEVNNQLDISFGYKNTDTQIKLDLFASYLQDFISSSIDTTLSPLLPTSPGVRRFINLSEAFKTGFEISWSQHLIGAFQQQLSFAYTYAQDLSRDEPLPEIAPMDIRYVLFANFLEGKLVPELSYRYVMAQNRISEEYGETVTPAFNLLDAKINYQFSKSIQATAGVQNLFDKTYYEHLNRSVRGTPNAIYAPGRSFFVSVSVDLR, encoded by the coding sequence ATGAAAATATATTTAGCCACATTTTTAATGGCACTGGCGCTGCCGTTCTATTCATTTGCCTTTCAAGGAGAAAACACAAACATCAAGTTATTGGATGCCCAATCGGGAAAACCGATCAATGGGGCAACATTTAGCTATGGTACGCAAAAGGGGATTTCTAGTGAAGACGGAATCATTTCCTTTCACTACCAAGAAGAAACAAGCATGAGTCTTTCACATATTTCCTATGGCAAATGGACATTGGAGGCTGTAACAATTAAAGAGGCAATTAACACTGGGGTTTACAAAAAAGAACCACGCATATTCCAGACTTTGCCCGTCACGGTGATAGCCCTCCACGCTAGTGCAGATCAAAAACAATCGCTCGCCATCGACTACCAAGATAAAGCCGCCCACGATGCAGCGGCTCTCTTGAACCAACTCCCTGCGTTCAACAGTATCCGCAAAAGTGGAAACTATGGTTTTGACCCTGTGTTTAGGGGATTCAAATACGATCAATTGAACATTGTAATTGACGGATGCCAAACAGCTTCGGCTGCTTGCCCCAACCGCATGGATCCGCCCATAAGCCAAGTTTCCCCCAACATGATGGAGGGCATCGATATTTATAAAGGGCCACATTCCCTTCGGTTTGGAAATGCACTTGGCGGCACTATCAATTTCAAGACAAATTTACCAAGCTTCAGTACCCAACCCAGAGGCTATGGCAGGGTAAGCGGAAGCTATGAAAGCAATGGGGATATTTTCCGAACAGAAGCAATGGCTGGCGCAAGAAACAAGGTAATTGACCTGAGCCTATTTGGTGCATTTGCCAAGGGAAACGATTACCAAGATGGAAACGGGGAAGCTGTTCCTGCTAACTTCATGCGGAATAGTTTTGGGGCAAACCTAGGCGTCAAGCTCACCCCCAACCAAACGCTGACTTTCTCTGCAACAAAAAACAAGGCTAAAGATGTTGAATTCCCTGCCCTCCCCATGGACCTTCGCAGTGACGATACTTGGCTGTTCAATACTTCCCATCAAATCAATTTTTCCGATAGGAAATTAAGCACATGGAAAACTTCGGTATATGAAACAATTGTAGATCATTTGATGGACAACTTTGACAAAAACCTAGATCCTAGAATGGTAGATGCATCCACCTCTGCCAAAACGAAAAACTATGGTGGAAGAACCGAAGGGACATGGCATTTTGATAACGGCTCGCTCTATGCTGGAGCCGATGCAAGAATAGAAAGTGCGGATGGTAAAAGAGAAAGAAGCTTTTTGATGGGACCAAACAAAGGGAAAACCGTACAAGATAACGCCTGGCAAAATAGCCAGATCAAAAGAATGAGTGGGTTTGCCGAATATCACTTTGGAAAAGGCAACACCCAATTTGTGTTCTCAGGAAGGCTCGAATACAACAATGCGAAAGCTACTGATATCCAGTCCAAATTTGAAGGGGCAAATGAGATAAATGCCACTAACCAAGTCAACCCTAGTCTGAGCCTTGGAGCAATCTACGATCTTGGCAAAGGGTTTTCTGTAGGCACTTGGTTGGCTCGCGCACAAAGGAGCGGCAGCATTGCTGAGCGATATATCAATTTCTTCCCTGTTGGCAATGACCCATATGAGATGCTCGGCAACCCCGATATTCTGCCAGAGGTAAATAACCAATTGGATATCAGTTTTGGGTATAAAAATACCGATACCCAAATCAAACTAGACCTGTTTGCCTCGTACCTACAAGATTTCATTTCCTCCAGTATTGATACTACACTCAGCCCCCTGCTCCCTACTAGCCCAGGCGTGAGAAGGTTTATCAACCTTTCGGAAGCATTTAAAACTGGCTTTGAAATTTCTTGGTCGCAACATCTTATTGGAGCTTTTCAGCAGCAGCTGAGTTTTGCTTATACTTATGCCCAAGATTTGTCAAGAGACGAACCTTTGCCAGAAATCGCCCCGATGGACATCAGGTATGTACTTTTTGCCAATTTCTTGGAAGGCAAACTTGTTCCAGAACTTTCGTACCGCTACGTGATGGCGCAAAACCGCATCTCGGAAGAGTACGGGGAAACCGTCACCCCTGCTTTCAATTTGCTGGACGCAAAGATCAACTACCAGTTCAGCAAATCAATCCAAGCCACGGCGGGTGTCCAAAACCTCTTCGACAAGACATATTACGAACACCTTAACCGCTCGGTGAGAGGAACGCCAAATGCGATTTATGCCCCGGGGAGAAGTTTCTTTGTTTCGGTTTCGGTGGATTTGAGGTAG
- a CDS encoding caspase family protein — protein MKSYLIVTIFLLSFITATAQQRMINVVHTVKRGETIYSISKRYNTSRAELLKLNKLRFQKLRVGQRLIVKKVTYDQAKRFAKKHRFQITNNKSIIIDRNLSQEEEKLIADAPAEPVTITGQAISPETPAKPEIKKEDILPSPVAISSDIDSNIPKAESVNTDAIAVVIGNKDYTDEDVPSVDFALRDAESVKTYLVDALGFREGNIIYVENATQANFNSVFGNVSNHKGMLFNYVKEGKSDVFVFYSGHGGPDPETKEPYFIPVDCEPSLVSLNGYSMNTFYANLGKVPYRNLTVVIDACFSGASEKGMLLNNISPVFIKPKDKIFADERATIITAAAGDQVASWYPEQGHSLLTYFYLKGLQGAADANKNKEISLGEMKNYLNENVTYMARRLNSREQEPEIHGLDETVLIGY, from the coding sequence ATGAAAAGCTATTTAATTGTAACAATCTTTTTGCTAAGTTTCATAACCGCTACAGCCCAGCAGCGGATGATCAATGTGGTACATACTGTGAAGCGTGGGGAAACTATTTATAGCATTTCCAAACGATACAATACTTCTAGAGCTGAACTATTGAAGTTGAACAAACTTCGCTTTCAAAAACTGCGAGTTGGGCAAAGATTGATTGTAAAAAAAGTAACGTACGACCAAGCCAAACGGTTTGCCAAAAAACACAGGTTTCAAATTACTAACAATAAGTCGATAATCATAGATAGGAACTTATCTCAAGAAGAGGAAAAGCTAATAGCCGATGCCCCAGCTGAACCTGTTACTATTACAGGTCAGGCTATTTCACCCGAGACACCTGCAAAACCAGAGATCAAAAAAGAAGACATACTTCCTTCACCTGTTGCCATCAGTTCAGATATTGACAGCAACATTCCCAAGGCGGAATCGGTAAACACAGATGCCATTGCCGTGGTGATTGGCAACAAGGATTATACGGACGAAGATGTCCCCTCCGTGGACTTTGCCCTCCGAGATGCCGAATCGGTAAAAACCTATTTGGTAGATGCCTTAGGCTTTAGGGAAGGGAACATCATCTATGTAGAGAATGCCACACAAGCGAACTTCAATAGTGTTTTTGGCAATGTGAGCAACCACAAGGGCATGCTCTTCAACTATGTGAAAGAAGGAAAATCGGATGTATTTGTGTTCTACAGCGGTCATGGCGGACCCGACCCTGAAACGAAAGAACCTTATTTTATCCCCGTGGATTGCGAACCTTCTTTGGTTTCCCTCAACGGCTATTCCATGAATACTTTTTATGCCAACTTGGGCAAAGTTCCTTACCGAAACCTCACTGTAGTAATTGACGCCTGCTTCAGCGGAGCTTCGGAAAAAGGGATGCTGCTCAATAATATCTCACCTGTCTTCATCAAACCGAAAGACAAGATCTTTGCCGACGAAAGGGCAACCATTATCACAGCGGCGGCTGGTGATCAAGTGGCTTCGTGGTACCCAGAGCAAGGGCACTCCCTCCTCACCTACTTTTACCTCAAAGGCTTGCAAGGAGCTGCGGATGCAAACAAAAACAAGGAAATCAGCTTGGGGGAAATGAAAAACTACTTGAACGAAAACGTAACCTACATGGCACGGCGACTGAACAGCAGGGAGCAAGAACCTGAAATCCATGGGCTGGATGAAACGGTGTTGATTGGGTATTAG
- the tnpA gene encoding IS200/IS605 family transposase produces the protein MSRFHKLSHSIWYCKYHIVWTPKYRYRILEGAIKRAAIEHIMQYASQKKCIIDTLNVQKGHVHLIIDIPPKYSVSDVVGILKGRTAIRLFSKFKKLKQRPYWGNRFWATGYCVDTVGLDPEKIRLYVEYQEEQEKKNES, from the coding sequence ATGAGCCGTTTTCACAAATTGTCACATTCGATCTGGTATTGCAAGTACCATATAGTTTGGACACCTAAATATAGGTATAGAATCCTCGAAGGAGCAATAAAAAGGGCAGCAATAGAGCATATAATGCAGTACGCCTCCCAAAAGAAATGTATTATCGATACGCTGAACGTCCAAAAGGGCCATGTTCACTTGATTATCGATATCCCTCCCAAATATTCGGTTTCCGATGTGGTGGGGATCTTGAAGGGCCGGACAGCCATACGGTTGTTTTCAAAGTTCAAGAAGCTGAAGCAACGCCCCTATTGGGGCAACCGTTTTTGGGCAACAGGCTATTGTGTTGATACGGTAGGGCTTGACCCAGAAAAGATAAGGCTTTACGTGGAGTATCAAGAAGAACAGGAAAAAAAGAACGAGAGCTAA
- a CDS encoding PspA/IM30 family protein, which yields MFKRLFGVASAEVNSAIDKIEDPIKMTEQGIRDLKKDLNESLKSLAVVKAEAIRSRKELENAKLQAKDYEGKAMLLLQKAESGAITPDEADRLATQALSRKEQAMTQATTTQKLVQTQEANVSKMEQNVQRLKTQIGNWENELKTLKARHKVSEATTKLNKQLANIDSSSTLGMLERMKEKVDQQEALAESYGEMADTTKSIDEEIDQALLGDGGSSAAPGSSDALAALKAKLAAGKGGDA from the coding sequence ATGTTTAAAAGATTATTTGGCGTTGCCTCCGCAGAAGTTAATTCAGCTATCGATAAAATAGAAGATCCTATAAAGATGACCGAGCAAGGCATCAGGGATTTGAAAAAAGACCTAAACGAAAGCTTAAAAAGCCTAGCTGTGGTAAAAGCAGAGGCCATCCGTTCAAGAAAAGAATTGGAAAACGCAAAGTTGCAGGCAAAAGATTATGAAGGAAAGGCCATGCTCTTGCTACAAAAAGCAGAAAGTGGCGCTATCACTCCAGATGAAGCCGACAGATTGGCCACACAAGCACTAAGCCGCAAGGAACAAGCAATGACCCAAGCAACCACCACTCAAAAATTGGTTCAGACCCAAGAAGCCAATGTGTCGAAAATGGAGCAAAACGTTCAGCGTTTGAAAACCCAAATAGGCAACTGGGAAAATGAGTTGAAAACCCTGAAAGCTAGGCACAAAGTGAGTGAGGCTACTACCAAGCTCAACAAGCAACTGGCCAACATCGATTCTTCTAGCACCCTTGGTATGCTAGAAAGGATGAAGGAAAAAGTAGATCAGCAAGAAGCCTTGGCGGAATCGTACGGTGAAATGGCGGATACGACCAAGAGCATCGACGAAGAAATAGATCAAGCATTGCTAGGAGATGGTGGTTCATCGGCTGCTCCTGGAAGCTCCGATGCACTCGCTGCGCTAAAAGCCAAATTGGCTGCAGGAAAAGGTGGAGACGCGTAA
- a CDS encoding YbjN domain-containing protein produces MSNFEKIKGYLLELEYEIVSEDPEEEVVVVDNEDAGIKNLVIDCEEPILIIEQLLFEIKTESLELYKTLLKKNREIVHGAFTLDETGKKLLFRDTLQVENLDLNELEGSLNSLSLLLSEYFNELISFSK; encoded by the coding sequence ATGAGCAATTTTGAAAAGATCAAAGGCTATCTATTGGAATTAGAATACGAAATAGTAAGCGAAGATCCTGAAGAAGAAGTAGTAGTAGTAGACAACGAAGATGCGGGTATCAAGAATTTGGTCATCGATTGCGAAGAGCCTATCCTCATCATTGAGCAATTGCTTTTCGAGATAAAAACAGAATCTTTAGAGCTCTACAAAACATTGTTGAAGAAAAATAGGGAGATAGTCCACGGAGCATTCACCCTAGACGAAACAGGAAAGAAACTGTTGTTCAGGGATACACTCCAAGTCGAAAACCTCGACCTCAACGAACTGGAAGGTTCTCTTAATTCACTGAGCCTACTCTTGAGCGAGTATTTCAACGAGCTTATTTCTTTCTCAAAATAA